One genomic region from Neoarius graeffei isolate fNeoGra1 chromosome 4, fNeoGra1.pri, whole genome shotgun sequence encodes:
- the LOC132884855 gene encoding heme oxygenase-like isoform X1, with protein sequence MEADKQKAQTEKVQVTDRDLSEQIKAATKESHVRAENTELMLAFQRANIGLQQYKLLLCSLYKIYEALEEELDRNASRDSVAPIYFPQELGRTEELKKDLEHFYGPDWREKMVVPAATLRYAQRLREIGSDRPEYLVAHAYTRYLGDLSGGQVLGRIAQKALGLKNGEGLAFFSFPAVSSPNLFKQLYRSRMNSIELTETQREGVLEEAVRAFEFNIQVFDELQNLVSISEKNELRQRHKTPNLTTPGKNTCKLHKSGNLYLIQHVKASTVSLSSDARVSQSSALSSSLTSGSQLLRMLLGVCLALAVGMGMYAF encoded by the exons ATGGAAgcagataagcagaaagcacagaCTGAGAAGGTTCAGGTCACAGACCG tgacCTGTCCGAGCAGATAAAGGCTGCGACTAAAGAAAGTCATGTCCGAgccgagaacacggaactgatgctGGCCTTCCAGAGAGCAAACATCGGCCTGCAACAGTATAAG CTCCTGCTGTGCTCCTTGTATAAGATCTACGAAGCTCTGGAAGAGGAACTGGACAGGAACGCTTCTCGTGACAGCGTCGCGCCAATCTACTTCCCTCAGGAACTGGGCAGGACGGAGGAACTCAAGAAAGATCTGGAGCACTTTTACGGTCCGGACTGGAGAGAGAAGATGGTGGTACCGGCTGCTACGCTGAGATACGCTCAGAGACTGAGAGAG ATCGGCAGCGATCGTCCTGAATACCTCGTGGCTCACGCTTACACTCGCTACCTGGGTGATCTGTCAGGTGGCCAGGTGTTGGGCCGCATTGCCCAGAAGGCTTTAGGACTGAAGAACGGAGAGGGCTTGGCGTTCTTCTCCTTTCCCGCCGTCAGCAGCCCGAATCTGTTCAAGCAGCTGTACAGAAGCAGGATGAACAGCATCGAGCTGACGGAGACGCAGAGAGAGGGAGTGCTGGAGGAAGCCGTCAGAGCCTTCGAGTTCAACATCCAG GTGTTTGATGAACTTCAAAACTTGGTGAGCATCTCGGAGAAGAACGAGCTGAGGCAGAGACACAAAACGCCCAACCTCACGACTCCAGGTAAAAACACGTGCAAGCTGCACAAATCCGGCAATCTTTATCTTATCCAGCACGTTAAAGCCTCGACTGTCTCTCTTTCCTCAGACGCCAGAGTGAGCCAGAGCTCGGCGCTATCCTCCTCACTGACGTCCGGCTCTCAGCTGCTCAGGATGCTGCTCGGAGTGTGTTTAGCTCTGGCAGTCGGAATGGGAATGTATGCCTTTTAA
- the LOC132884855 gene encoding heme oxygenase-like isoform X2, with protein MEADKQKAQTEKVQVTDRDLSEQIKAATKESHVRAENTELMLAFQRANIGLQQYKLLLCSLYKIYEALEEELDRNASRDSVAPIYFPQELGRTEELKKDLEHFYGPDWREKMVVPAATLRYAQRLREIGSDRPEYLVAHAYTRYLGDLSGGQVLGRIAQKALGLKNGEGLAFFSFPAVSSPNLFKQLYRSRMNSIELTETQREGVLEEAVRAFEFNIQVFDELQNLVSISEKNELRQRHKTPNLTTPDARVSQSSALSSSLTSGSQLLRMLLGVCLALAVGMGMYAF; from the exons ATGGAAgcagataagcagaaagcacagaCTGAGAAGGTTCAGGTCACAGACCG tgacCTGTCCGAGCAGATAAAGGCTGCGACTAAAGAAAGTCATGTCCGAgccgagaacacggaactgatgctGGCCTTCCAGAGAGCAAACATCGGCCTGCAACAGTATAAG CTCCTGCTGTGCTCCTTGTATAAGATCTACGAAGCTCTGGAAGAGGAACTGGACAGGAACGCTTCTCGTGACAGCGTCGCGCCAATCTACTTCCCTCAGGAACTGGGCAGGACGGAGGAACTCAAGAAAGATCTGGAGCACTTTTACGGTCCGGACTGGAGAGAGAAGATGGTGGTACCGGCTGCTACGCTGAGATACGCTCAGAGACTGAGAGAG ATCGGCAGCGATCGTCCTGAATACCTCGTGGCTCACGCTTACACTCGCTACCTGGGTGATCTGTCAGGTGGCCAGGTGTTGGGCCGCATTGCCCAGAAGGCTTTAGGACTGAAGAACGGAGAGGGCTTGGCGTTCTTCTCCTTTCCCGCCGTCAGCAGCCCGAATCTGTTCAAGCAGCTGTACAGAAGCAGGATGAACAGCATCGAGCTGACGGAGACGCAGAGAGAGGGAGTGCTGGAGGAAGCCGTCAGAGCCTTCGAGTTCAACATCCAG GTGTTTGATGAACTTCAAAACTTGGTGAGCATCTCGGAGAAGAACGAGCTGAGGCAGAGACACAAAACGCCCAACCTCACGACTCCAG ACGCCAGAGTGAGCCAGAGCTCGGCGCTATCCTCCTCACTGACGTCCGGCTCTCAGCTGCTCAGGATGCTGCTCGGAGTGTGTTTAGCTCTGGCAGTCGGAATGGGAATGTATGCCTTTTAA
- the LOC132884856 gene encoding heme oxygenase-like isoform X1, whose product MEADKQKAQTEKVQVTDRDLSEQIKAATKESHVRAENTELMLAFQRANIGLQQYKLLLCSLYKIYEALEEELDRNASHDSVAPIYFPQELGRTEELKKDLEHFYGPDWREKMVVPAATLRYAQRLREIGSDRPEYLVAHAYTRYLGDLSGGQVLGRIAQKALGLKNGEGLAFFSFPAVSSPNLFKQLYRSRMNSIELTETQREGVLEEAVRAFEFNIQVFDELQNLVSISEKNELRQRHKTPNLKTPGKNMCKLHKSGNLYLIQHVKASTVSLSSDARVSQSSALSSSLTSGSQLLRMLLGVCLALAVGMYAF is encoded by the exons ATGGAAgcagataagcagaaagcacagaCTGAGAAGGTTCAGGTCACAGACCG tgacCTGTCCGAGCAGATAAAGGCTGCGACTAAAGAAAGTCATGTCCGAgccgagaacacggaactgatgctGGCCTTCCAGAGAGCAAACATCGGCCTGCAACAGTATAAG CTCCTGCTGTGCTCCTTGTATAAGATCTACGAAGCTCTGGAAGAGGAACTGGACAGGAACGCTTCTCATGACAGCGTCGCGCCAATCTACTTCCCTCAGGAACTGGGCAGGACGGAGGAACTCAAGAAAGATCTGGAGCACTTTTACGGTCCGGACTGGAGAGAGAAGATGGTGGTACCGGCTGCTACGCTGAGATACGCTCAGAGACTGAGAGAG ATCGGCAGCGATCGTCCTGAATACCTCGTGGCTCATGCTTACACTCGCTACCTGGGTGATCTGTCAGGTGGCCAGGTGTTGGGCCGCATTGCCCAGAAGGCTTTAGGACTGAAGAACGGAGAGGGCTTGGCGTTCTTCTCCTTTCCCGCCGTCAGCAGCCCGAATCTGTTCAAGCAGCTGTACAGAAGCAGGATGAACAGCATCGAGCTGACGGAGACGCAGAGAGAGGGAGTGCTGGAGGAAGCCGTCAGAGCCTTCGAGTTCAACATCCAG GTGTTTGATGAACTTCAGAACTTGGTGAGCATCTCGGAGAAGAACGAGCTGAGGCAGAGACACAAAACGCCCAACCTCAAGACTCCAGGTAAAAACATGTGCAAGCTGCACAAATCCGGCAATCTTTATCTTATCCAGCACGTTAAAGCCTCGACTGTCTCTCTTTCCTCAGACGCCAGAGTGAGCCAGAGCTCGGCGCTATCCTCCTCACTGACGTCCGGCTCTCAGCTGCTCAGGATGCTGCTCGGAGTGTGTTTAGCTCTGGCGGTCGGAATGTATGCCTTTTAA
- the LOC132884856 gene encoding heme oxygenase-like isoform X2, translating to MEADKQKAQTEKVQVTDRDLSEQIKAATKESHVRAENTELMLAFQRANIGLQQYKLLLCSLYKIYEALEEELDRNASHDSVAPIYFPQELGRTEELKKDLEHFYGPDWREKMVVPAATLRYAQRLREIGSDRPEYLVAHAYTRYLGDLSGGQVLGRIAQKALGLKNGEGLAFFSFPAVSSPNLFKQLYRSRMNSIELTETQREGVLEEAVRAFEFNIQVFDELQNLVSISEKNELRQRHKTPNLKTPDARVSQSSALSSSLTSGSQLLRMLLGVCLALAVGMYAF from the exons ATGGAAgcagataagcagaaagcacagaCTGAGAAGGTTCAGGTCACAGACCG tgacCTGTCCGAGCAGATAAAGGCTGCGACTAAAGAAAGTCATGTCCGAgccgagaacacggaactgatgctGGCCTTCCAGAGAGCAAACATCGGCCTGCAACAGTATAAG CTCCTGCTGTGCTCCTTGTATAAGATCTACGAAGCTCTGGAAGAGGAACTGGACAGGAACGCTTCTCATGACAGCGTCGCGCCAATCTACTTCCCTCAGGAACTGGGCAGGACGGAGGAACTCAAGAAAGATCTGGAGCACTTTTACGGTCCGGACTGGAGAGAGAAGATGGTGGTACCGGCTGCTACGCTGAGATACGCTCAGAGACTGAGAGAG ATCGGCAGCGATCGTCCTGAATACCTCGTGGCTCATGCTTACACTCGCTACCTGGGTGATCTGTCAGGTGGCCAGGTGTTGGGCCGCATTGCCCAGAAGGCTTTAGGACTGAAGAACGGAGAGGGCTTGGCGTTCTTCTCCTTTCCCGCCGTCAGCAGCCCGAATCTGTTCAAGCAGCTGTACAGAAGCAGGATGAACAGCATCGAGCTGACGGAGACGCAGAGAGAGGGAGTGCTGGAGGAAGCCGTCAGAGCCTTCGAGTTCAACATCCAG GTGTTTGATGAACTTCAGAACTTGGTGAGCATCTCGGAGAAGAACGAGCTGAGGCAGAGACACAAAACGCCCAACCTCAAGACTCCAG ACGCCAGAGTGAGCCAGAGCTCGGCGCTATCCTCCTCACTGACGTCCGGCTCTCAGCTGCTCAGGATGCTGCTCGGAGTGTGTTTAGCTCTGGCGGTCGGAATGTATGCCTTTTAA